One Stigmatella aurantiaca genomic region harbors:
- a CDS encoding TetR/AcrR family transcriptional regulator → MGTVERRERQKAEVRTTILRVARELVVREGFEGLTMRKLAEAIEYSPAAIYLHFKNRDDIARALCLQGFEELLARLEPAAREPVAVRRLRALAEAYVGFGLEHPETYRLLFMTDPEYTTDIFRSPGDSGGRAFQVLTGLVDALKHQGEVADTVGTVPLAEVLWGALHGLVSLKLTCPIFPTSSVDQLLETLTGLCTLGSAKRAS, encoded by the coding sequence ATGGGGACCGTGGAGCGCCGGGAGCGGCAGAAGGCGGAGGTTCGCACCACCATCCTGCGGGTAGCGCGCGAGCTGGTCGTGCGCGAGGGCTTCGAGGGCCTGACGATGCGCAAGCTCGCCGAGGCCATTGAATACTCGCCGGCGGCCATCTACCTGCACTTCAAGAACCGGGACGACATTGCCCGGGCGCTCTGTCTGCAGGGCTTCGAGGAGCTCCTCGCGCGGCTGGAGCCCGCGGCCCGCGAGCCCGTGGCGGTGCGCCGGCTCCGGGCGCTTGCCGAGGCGTATGTCGGCTTTGGCCTCGAGCACCCGGAGACCTACCGGCTGCTCTTCATGACGGACCCGGAGTACACCACCGACATCTTTCGCAGCCCCGGGGACTCGGGGGGCCGTGCCTTTCAGGTGTTGACCGGGCTCGTGGACGCCTTGAAGCACCAGGGGGAGGTGGCGGACACGGTGGGCACCGTCCCGCTGGCGGAGGTCTTGTGGGGGGCGCTTCATGGGCTGGTGAGCCTCAAGCTCACGTGTCCCATCTTTCCCACGTCCTCCGTGGATCAGTTGCTGGAGACGCTCACGGGCCTGTGCACGCTGGGAAGCGCGAAGCGGGCCTCTTGA
- a CDS encoding NAD(P)/FAD-dependent oxidoreductase — MDSKDVVIVGGGPAGLSAALVLGRARKSVLLCDAGTPRNAAAEHIQGFVTRDGTPPAEFRRIGREQLHPYDVEYQNVKLLAVDRLASGFRVSLEGGRTLETRRVLLATGMVDEVPELPGYLELWGKSIFQCPYCHGWEVKDQAFGFLVPAAPFLDFALFLRGWSKDLVAFTNGGFEVPSEQRRNLQNAGVRLEERRIHRLLAQEGALAAVELEDGTRVPRQVLFARPPQHQTPLVQQLGLALDEQGFVKVDDHKATSVQGIHAAGDLTTPLQGALIAAAAGAMAGYMMNHALNMEPQGP; from the coding sequence ATGGATTCCAAAGATGTGGTGATTGTGGGAGGAGGCCCGGCGGGACTGAGCGCCGCGCTGGTTCTGGGCCGTGCCCGCAAGAGCGTCCTGCTCTGCGACGCGGGGACACCTCGCAATGCTGCCGCGGAGCACATCCAGGGGTTTGTCACCCGGGATGGAACGCCCCCCGCCGAGTTCCGGCGCATCGGCCGCGAGCAGCTCCATCCTTATGACGTCGAGTACCAGAACGTGAAGCTCCTCGCCGTGGACCGCCTCGCCTCGGGCTTCCGGGTCAGCCTGGAGGGAGGCCGCACGCTGGAGACCCGGCGGGTGCTGCTGGCCACGGGAATGGTGGACGAGGTGCCGGAGCTGCCGGGCTACCTGGAGCTGTGGGGCAAGAGCATCTTCCAGTGCCCCTATTGCCACGGCTGGGAGGTGAAGGATCAGGCGTTCGGGTTCCTCGTCCCGGCAGCGCCCTTTCTGGACTTCGCCCTGTTCCTGAGGGGCTGGTCGAAGGACCTGGTGGCCTTCACGAATGGCGGCTTCGAGGTGCCCAGCGAACAGCGGCGCAACCTCCAGAACGCGGGGGTGCGTCTGGAGGAGCGCCGCATCCACAGGCTCCTCGCGCAGGAGGGAGCCCTCGCCGCGGTGGAGCTGGAGGACGGAACCCGGGTCCCCCGGCAGGTGCTCTTCGCCCGGCCGCCGCAGCACCAGACCCCGCTCGTGCAGCAGCTCGGGCTGGCCCTGGATGAGCAGGGGTTCGTGAAGGTGGACGACCACAAAGCCACCTCGGTCCAGGGAATCCACGCCGCGGGAGACCTCACGACGCCCCTTCAGGGCGCCCTCATCGCCGCGGCCGCGGGCGCCATGGCGGGGTACATGATGAACCACGCCCTCAACATGGAGCCCCAGGGCCCTTGA
- a CDS encoding L-lactate dehydrogenase, with product MSKIAIIGAGAVGATVAYAAMIRGVAKHIAIYDINRAKVDAEVLDLNHGLQFVPMATLEGSDDIQVCAGADVVIITAGAKQKPGQTRMELAGANVALCRTLVPQLLKVAPDALLLLVTNPVDVLTYVVQQLSGLPARRVLGSGTVLDSSRFRFLLARHLNVAVQNVHAVIAGEHGDSEIPLWSSASVGGLPLMQWSVPGRAQLSEADRTHIFDNVRNAAYHVIRGKGATNYAIGLATAQILEALLHNEQRVLPVSSRLEGYLGIRDVCMSVPSIVNGGGVEAVLELPLSESEREGLKRSADTIRQAIRTLGF from the coding sequence GTGAGCAAGATTGCCATTATCGGGGCGGGAGCGGTTGGGGCCACCGTTGCCTATGCGGCCATGATCCGGGGGGTGGCCAAGCACATCGCCATCTACGACATCAACCGGGCCAAGGTGGACGCCGAGGTGCTCGACCTCAACCACGGGCTTCAGTTCGTTCCCATGGCCACCCTGGAGGGCTCTGACGACATCCAGGTGTGCGCCGGGGCCGATGTGGTCATCATCACGGCGGGGGCCAAGCAGAAGCCGGGCCAGACCCGCATGGAGCTGGCGGGCGCCAACGTGGCGCTGTGCCGCACGCTCGTTCCCCAGCTGTTGAAGGTGGCGCCGGACGCCCTGCTGCTCTTGGTGACGAACCCCGTGGATGTGCTGACGTATGTGGTTCAGCAGCTCAGCGGGCTTCCTGCCCGGCGGGTGCTGGGCAGCGGGACGGTGCTGGACTCGTCGCGCTTCCGCTTCCTGCTGGCGCGCCACCTGAACGTGGCGGTGCAGAACGTGCACGCCGTCATCGCCGGTGAGCACGGGGACTCGGAGATTCCCCTGTGGAGCTCCGCCTCGGTGGGCGGCTTGCCGCTGATGCAGTGGTCGGTGCCCGGACGCGCGCAGCTGTCCGAGGCGGACCGCACGCACATCTTCGACAACGTGCGCAACGCCGCCTACCACGTCATTCGCGGCAAGGGCGCCACCAACTACGCCATCGGCTTGGCCACGGCGCAGATCCTCGAGGCGCTGCTTCACAACGAGCAGCGGGTGCTGCCGGTGAGCTCACGCCTGGAGGGTTACCTGGGCATTCGCGATGTGTGCATGAGCGTGCCGAGCATCGTCAACGGGGGCGGCGTGGAGGCCGTGCTGGAGCTGCCCTTGAGTGAGTCCGAGCGCGAGGGGTTGAAGCGCAGCGCGGACACGATCCGCCAGGCCATCCGCACCCTGGGCTTCTGA
- a CDS encoding NAD-dependent epimerase/dehydratase family protein, with translation MGKLALWGAAGAVGRSIADTLRAQAKPYRVVGRSLEGLKATFGGDPLAEAAAWNPEDPASIRAAARGVDTLVYLVGVPYPDFRLHPLLMQRTLEAAIAEGVERLVLVGTVYPYGQPRTTPLREDHPREPHTFKGRMRKEQEDLVLAADAAGRIRGTILRLPDFYGPGVDKSFLHSAFQAALQGGTANLVGPVDVPHEFVFVPDVGPVVLALANEPRAYGRFWNLAGAGAATQRALVEQIFQEAGRPPRFRVASKLMLRLIGLGNPFMRELVEMHYLLTNPVLMDDSALRELLGTVHKTPYDEGIRRTLREMGLRRKSE, from the coding sequence ATGGGAAAGTTGGCGCTGTGGGGAGCCGCGGGAGCGGTGGGCCGGAGCATCGCGGACACCTTGCGTGCCCAGGCAAAGCCCTACCGGGTGGTGGGCCGCTCGCTGGAAGGGCTGAAGGCCACCTTCGGGGGGGATCCCCTGGCGGAGGCCGCGGCCTGGAACCCGGAGGACCCCGCCTCCATTCGCGCCGCGGCCCGGGGCGTCGACACGCTCGTCTACCTCGTCGGGGTGCCGTACCCGGACTTCCGCCTCCACCCCCTCCTGATGCAGCGCACGCTCGAAGCGGCCATCGCGGAGGGGGTGGAACGGTTGGTGCTCGTCGGCACGGTGTACCCCTACGGCCAGCCCCGGACGACGCCCCTCCGGGAAGACCATCCCCGCGAGCCGCACACCTTCAAAGGCCGGATGCGCAAGGAGCAGGAGGACCTGGTGCTGGCCGCGGATGCCGCGGGCCGCATCCGGGGCACCATCTTGCGCCTACCGGACTTCTACGGCCCCGGGGTGGACAAGAGCTTCCTCCACTCGGCCTTCCAGGCAGCCCTCCAGGGAGGGACCGCGAACCTGGTGGGCCCCGTGGATGTGCCCCACGAGTTTGTCTTCGTCCCCGACGTCGGGCCGGTGGTGCTCGCCCTCGCGAACGAGCCCAGGGCCTACGGGCGTTTCTGGAACCTGGCCGGCGCGGGGGCGGCCACCCAGCGTGCCCTGGTGGAGCAGATCTTCCAGGAAGCCGGCCGCCCTCCCCGCTTCCGGGTGGCCTCCAAGCTGATGCTGCGGTTGATCGGCCTGGGCAATCCGTTCATGCGGGAGCTCGTGGAGATGCACTACCTGCTCACGAACCCGGTGCTCATGGACGACTCGGCGCTGCGGGAACTGCTCGGCACGGTGCACAAGACCCCCTACGATGAGGGAATCCGCCGGACGCTGCGGGAGATGGGCCTGAGGAGAAAGAGTGAATGA